In Pristis pectinata isolate sPriPec2 chromosome 11, sPriPec2.1.pri, whole genome shotgun sequence, the following proteins share a genomic window:
- the naxd gene encoding ATP-dependent (S)-NAD(P)H-hydrate dehydratase isoform X2, producing MYRCKQLVVAGLRAAVLYRAFTFHSHRPAGSMERNLQLVRNIVPPLTAEKHKGEDGKIGVVGGCREYTGAPYFAAIASLKVGADLSHVFCTMDAAPVIKSYSPNIIVHPVLDKNTAVEEVQKWFPALHAMVIGPGLGRDEKVLQNTKDIIRECRAQGMPLVIDADGLWVVVQEPSLIQGYTKAILTPNVVEFGRLYQAVLQGPVDVKDYQGTLLQLSQALGNVTIVQKGQKDLISDGATVLVCSLEGSGRRCGGQGDLLSGSLGVLAHWAFSAGKDKTNGLNPTLIASFGACALTRQCNHQAFQKHHRSMTTSDMIAEIATAFHKLFES from the exons TTCTGTACAGAGCCTTCACCTTTCACAGTCACAGGCCCGCGGGGAGCATGGAGAGGAACCTTCAGCTGGTCAGGAACATTGTTCCTCCACTAACCGCAGAAAAACATAAAGGAGAGGATGGGAAGATCGGAGTGGTTGGAGGGTGCCGTGA GTACACTGGAGCACCATACTTTGCTGCGATTGCAAGCCtgaaagtg GGGGCTGACCTCTCGCACGTGTTCTGCACCATGGACGCTGCCCCCGTTATTAAATCCTACAGTCCCAACATCATCGTTCACCCAGTGCT GGACAAGAACACCGCtgtggaggaggtgcagaaatGGTTCCCGGCGCTACACGCCATGGTGATCGGTCCTGGTCTGGGCAGAGATGAGAAGGTGCTGCAGAACACCAAG GATATAATCCGGGAGTGCAGAGCCCAGGGAATGCCGCTTGTGATCGATGCT GATGGACTGTGGGTTGTTGTACAGGAGCCGTCACTGATCCAGGGATACACTAAAGCCATCCTGACACCGAACGTCGTTGAGTTTGGCAGACTCTACCAGGCGGTG CTGCAGGGccctgtggatgtgaaagattatCAAGGCACGCTACTTCAGCTCAGCCAGGCCCTAGGCAATGTCACCATCGTTCAGAAAGGCCAGAAAGATCTGATCTCAGATGGAGCAACAG TGCTGGTGTGTTCCCTGGAGGGCAGTGGTCGTAGGTGTGGTGGTCAGGGAGACCTGCTGTCTGGATCCTTGGGAGTGCTGGCTCATTGGGCCTTTTCTGCTGGGAAGGACAAAACTAATGG GTTAAACCCCACCCTTATTGCTTCATTTGGAGCATGTGCATTGACAAGGCAGTGCAACCACCAAGCATTCCAGAAACATCATCGCTCGATGACCACTTCAGACATGATTGCAGAGATTGCCACAGCGTTTCACAAACTCTTCGAAAGCTGA